From Balnearium lithotrophicum, one genomic window encodes:
- a CDS encoding helix-turn-helix domain-containing protein yields the protein MKQLKKFKGTSLHISNTPFKKTIKRGTKIKTKLDLTKDPNVRKRLKWIQHYEKHQNARLTCRYFGISPTTFYKWKNRYKKYGLEGLKDRNKRPHRVRQPQ from the coding sequence ATGAAACAATTAAAGAAATTCAAAGGAACATCCCTGCACATATCAAATACACCCTTCAAAAAAACAATCAAAAGAGGAACGAAAATAAAAACAAAACTCGACCTAACAAAAGACCCAAACGTGAGAAAAAGACTTAAATGGATTCAACATTACGAAAAACACCAAAATGCAAGACTAACCTGCAGATACTTCGGAATAAGTCCAACCACCTTCTACAAATGGAAAAATAGATACAAAAAGTACGGTTTAGAAGGCCTCAAAGACAGAAACAAAAGACCCCACAGAGTAAGACAACCTCAGAT